One window of the Pedobacter ginsengisoli genome contains the following:
- a CDS encoding YajQ family cyclic di-GMP-binding protein, with product MPTFDIVSKVDAQTFDNAMNNAKKEILNRYDFSNSKSTIDHDKKTNVITIITEDDMRLKAIEGAIISRMIKQNLDAKSLDFGKEQYASGNMIRKEVTVKEGIDKETAKKIVAKIKASGLKVQASMMDDQVRVQSKSIDELQAVISLCRNEDFGQPLQFINMRN from the coding sequence ATGCCCACTTTCGATATTGTAAGCAAAGTAGATGCTCAAACATTTGACAACGCAATGAATAACGCAAAAAAGGAAATCCTTAACCGTTATGATTTCAGTAATTCAAAAAGTACCATTGATCACGATAAAAAAACCAATGTAATAACTATAATTACAGAGGATGATATGCGTTTAAAAGCTATTGAAGGTGCTATTATTTCAAGAATGATAAAGCAGAACCTTGATGCTAAAAGTCTGGATTTTGGTAAAGAACAATATGCATCTGGCAATATGATCCGTAAAGAAGTTACGGTTAAAGAAGGAATTGATAAGGAAACTGCCAAGAAAATAGTGGCAAAAATAAAGGCAAGCGGCTTAAAAGTGCAGGCTTCGATGATGGATGATCAGGTTCGTGTACAAAGTAAAAGTATCGATGAACTTCAGGCCGTGATTTCACTTTGCCGTAACGAAGATTTTGGACAGCCTTTGCAATTCATTAACATGAGGAACTAA
- a CDS encoding GNAT family N-acetyltransferase: MEIEDHGFIFSDDKNKIDPIAIHHYLSTQSYWAENIPLEIVKRSIENSLCFGIYKDTKQIGFARWITDKATFAYLADVYVEEIYRGQGLSKKLMSLMLFHKDLQGLRRYMLATQDAHGLYAQFGFKPIEHPDRLMGIAIKNPYKDL; the protein is encoded by the coding sequence ATGGAAATTGAAGATCATGGTTTTATCTTTTCAGATGATAAGAATAAAATAGATCCTATTGCTATTCATCATTATCTGAGCACTCAGTCGTACTGGGCCGAAAACATACCTTTAGAGATTGTTAAAAGGTCTATAGAAAACTCATTGTGCTTTGGAATTTACAAAGACACAAAACAAATTGGCTTTGCCAGATGGATAACCGACAAGGCTACTTTTGCCTACCTGGCCGACGTTTATGTTGAAGAAATATACAGAGGCCAGGGCTTATCAAAAAAGCTCATGTCGCTAATGCTTTTCCATAAAGATTTGCAGGGTTTAAGAAGATACATGCTGGCCACTCAGGATGCTCACGGCTTATATGCTCAGTTCGGTTTTAAACCAATTGAACATCCGGATAGGTTAATGGGAATAGCAATCAAAAACCCTTATAAAGATTTGTAA
- a CDS encoding nicotinamide mononucleotide adenylyltransferase encodes MEREILDTKRKALKINLNPKIYGTFAEIGAGQEVARNFFTAGAASGTVAKTMSAYDMTFSDAIYGVEESGRYVSKSRLLKMLNHEFGLLTERLSGEKYDDRTFFAFADTVTTLNYNKSNDPHGWIGLCFQSEPGGEPNEIFFHVRLLDTDAALQQNVLGIIGVNLVYAAFYYNQDRKAMIESLADNLTVGSVEIDLISVNGPVFKDADNILLNLYLIVKDFSDAAIFDAQGQPCLPKDLLYKKDIMILRTKYAQKSHPNFSMLNKAVDQFVKTENVKDDNLSVLIEVLMSNLLSTADDLHEIDLRAVAKRAEEMCKTGNKVIVSNFSRHNKLAKYLDRCRPKSVGISTNINNLKFVFNSNNFGENYSSLLLSYVSDMFSKNVKLFAYPFLDKKTNEVVTSVNMPVTPDAKPLFDFLILNGYITDIQDYSDDDVKTV; translated from the coding sequence ATGGAAAGAGAAATTCTTGATACCAAGCGTAAAGCTTTAAAGATTAACTTAAACCCTAAAATTTACGGGACATTTGCAGAGATTGGAGCCGGACAGGAAGTAGCCCGTAATTTCTTTACCGCAGGTGCCGCATCGGGTACAGTTGCAAAAACTATGTCGGCATATGACATGACATTTAGTGATGCGATTTATGGGGTAGAGGAGTCTGGCAGATATGTAAGTAAATCCAGACTATTAAAAATGTTAAACCATGAATTTGGTTTATTGACAGAAAGATTGAGTGGCGAAAAGTATGATGACAGAACTTTTTTTGCCTTTGCAGATACAGTAACTACACTTAACTATAACAAATCTAATGATCCACATGGTTGGATAGGGCTTTGCTTTCAGTCGGAACCAGGCGGAGAACCTAATGAGATATTTTTCCATGTTCGTTTGCTTGATACTGATGCCGCATTGCAGCAAAATGTATTGGGGATAATTGGTGTTAATCTGGTTTACGCAGCATTTTATTATAATCAAGACCGCAAGGCAATGATTGAGTCGCTGGCAGATAACCTGACGGTTGGGTCAGTTGAAATTGACCTTATTTCTGTAAACGGACCTGTGTTTAAAGATGCTGACAACATTTTGTTAAATCTTTATCTGATTGTTAAGGACTTCTCTGATGCGGCTATTTTTGATGCTCAGGGCCAACCTTGTTTACCTAAAGATTTATTGTATAAAAAGGATATCATGATTTTGCGTACAAAGTATGCGCAAAAATCTCATCCTAATTTTAGTATGCTTAACAAAGCTGTTGATCAGTTTGTGAAAACAGAGAATGTAAAGGATGATAATCTGAGTGTACTGATAGAGGTACTGATGTCTAATCTTTTATCTACTGCAGATGATCTGCATGAGATAGATTTAAGGGCAGTTGCAAAAAGGGCAGAAGAGATGTGTAAAACAGGAAATAAGGTAATTGTATCAAACTTTTCCAGACACAATAAACTGGCCAAATACCTGGACCGCTGCAGGCCAAAAAGCGTAGGTATATCTACCAATATCAACAACTTAAAATTCGTATTTAATTCCAATAATTTTGGTGAAAATTACAGTAGTTTATTGCTTAGCTATGTAAGTGATATGTTTAGCAAAAACGTAAAGCTTTTTGCTTATCCGTTTCTTGATAAGAAAACAAATGAGGTAGTTACTTCGGTAAATATGCCTGTAACGCCTGATGCTAAACCTCTGTTCGATTTCCTGATTTTAAATGGATATATTACAGATATTCAGGATTATAGTGATGATGATGTAAAAACAGTTTAA